The Scyliorhinus canicula unplaced genomic scaffold, sScyCan1.1, whole genome shotgun sequence genome window below encodes:
- the LOC119961556 gene encoding gastrula zinc finger protein XlCGF8.2DB-like, whose amino-acid sequence MVKRWKCGDCGKGFRIPSALEIHQRRHTGEKPFICCVCGNGFADSFGLVSHQRVHTGEKPFICSQCGKRFRSSSNLTEHLRVHTGERPFHCSECGKRFTCSSHLAHHKLVHTGERPFVCSVCGKGFIRSTFLLRHQRIHTEEKAFTCTECGESFTNSYNLFDHQRVHTGEKPFTCGKCGKSYTRASSLRDHQRVHTGEKPFTCAECGKGFTAKSQLRSHKLVHTDERPFQCSDCEKSFKSRSDLTKHQRIHSG is encoded by the coding sequence ATGGTgaaacggtggaaatgtggggactgtgggaagggattccgaaTCCCATCAGCGCTGGAAATTCATCAACGTagacacactggggagaaaccattcatttgctgtgtgtgtggtaatGGATTTGCTGATTCATTTGGACTggtgtcacaccagcgagttcacactggtgaaAAACCGTTCatttgctcccagtgtgggaaaagATTCCGGTCTTCATCCAACCTCACCGAACATctacgggttcacactggggagagaccattccacTGCTCTGAGTGCGGGAAGAGATTCACTTGTTCTTCCCATCTTGCTCATCACAAGCTTGTCCACACTGGTGAGAGGCCGTtcgtctgctccgtgtgtgggaagggatttattagaTCAACATTCCTTCTTAGAcaccaacgtattcacactgaaGAGAAGGcattcacctgcactgagtgtgggGAGAGTTTCACTAATTCATATAATCTTTTtgatcaccagcgagttcacactggggagaaacccttTACTTGCGGGAAGTGTGGGAAGAGTTATACCCGTGCATCTAGTCTTCGggatcaccagcgagttcacactggggagaaacccttTACCTgtgctgagtgtgggaagggattcactgcaaAATCGCAGCTTCGGTCACATAAACTTGTTCACACAGATGAAAGACCAtttcaatgttctgactgtgagaagagctttaaaagcagaagcgATTTGACGAAACACCAGCGAATCCATTCTGGGTAG